A stretch of the Pseudalkalibacillus hwajinpoensis genome encodes the following:
- a CDS encoding 3-hydroxybutyrate dehydrogenase, translated as MLEGKCALITGSGQGIGLEIATEFAKAGAKVMLNDINEDTLKESVESLTSQGFTVEGVVANVAKEEDVKNAIDETVKKFGRIDILVNNAGIQHVAPIEEFPSEKYSLILDIMLKGPFYGIKHAFPIMKEQGYGRILNMASINGLIGFAGKAGYNSAKHGVIGLTKVAALEGADYGITVNAICPGYVDTPLVQNQLEDLAKTRNIEKEKALEQVIYPLVPQKRLIQVQEVADYSIFLVSEKAKSITGQAAVIDGGYTAQ; from the coding sequence ATGCTTGAAGGTAAATGTGCGTTAATTACTGGTTCTGGTCAGGGTATTGGACTAGAGATTGCAACAGAGTTTGCGAAGGCCGGAGCGAAAGTGATGTTAAATGATATTAACGAGGATACGCTTAAAGAATCCGTAGAGAGTTTAACGTCCCAAGGGTTTACCGTTGAAGGTGTCGTAGCTAACGTTGCGAAGGAAGAAGATGTGAAGAATGCGATTGATGAAACAGTTAAGAAGTTTGGTCGCATCGATATTCTCGTGAACAATGCTGGCATCCAGCATGTTGCCCCTATCGAAGAATTCCCTAGTGAGAAATATAGCTTAATTCTTGACATTATGCTCAAAGGACCTTTTTACGGTATCAAGCATGCCTTCCCTATTATGAAGGAACAGGGATATGGCCGCATTCTAAATATGGCTTCGATTAATGGGCTAATTGGTTTTGCCGGTAAAGCTGGCTACAACAGCGCGAAGCACGGCGTGATTGGGTTAACGAAGGTTGCAGCCCTTGAAGGCGCTGATTATGGGATTACTGTTAATGCGATCTGTCCTGGGTACGTTGATACACCACTCGTTCAGAATCAGCTTGAGGATCTTGCTAAAACCCGGAATATCGAGAAAGAGAAAGCTCTTGAGCAGGTTATTTATCCACTCGTCCCTCAGAAGCGGTTAATTCAAGTTCAAGAAGTAGCCGACTATTCGATTTTTCTAGTGAGTGAAAAAGCGAAGAGCATTACAGGTCAAGCAGCTGTTATTGATGGCGGATATACAGCGCAATAA
- a CDS encoding GntP family permease has translation MISILVGLALLMLLAYLGWSIIWIAPLVSGIVAILSGMNILEAYTGTYMQGFVDFAKAYFPIFLFGAIFGKLMEDTGAAQSVAYKISNLIGEKRAILGMLISAAILTYGGVSLFVVVFAVYPLAVAMFRQANVSRKLLPSTFVLGAFTFTMTALPGTPQIQNIIPINTFKTSTMAAPILGIVAGLIMAVGGYFYLKFREKQLTKNGEEFTEPKGSNEVKSINEDELPNWILSVIPLIAVVVTLNAFENLSILVALGIGILLIMLFNIKNYKQFIKAINGGASGSVMATINTSAAVGFGSVVTASPGFEAVKDLIFAIPLSPYFSEAFAVQLLAMITGSASGGMGIALEALGPEYYDIAINNNLSLEAFHRITAVASGASILPHNGALLTLFTVTGLTHKDSYKDVFVVGLIIPMIATIAIIFLAMMGVN, from the coding sequence ATGATTAGTATTCTTGTAGGGCTCGCTCTTTTGATGCTCTTAGCTTACCTCGGATGGTCGATTATTTGGATCGCCCCGTTGGTATCAGGTATTGTAGCAATTTTGAGCGGTATGAACATTCTCGAAGCCTACACTGGAACATACATGCAGGGCTTCGTTGATTTTGCAAAAGCTTATTTCCCGATTTTCTTATTTGGTGCCATTTTCGGGAAATTAATGGAGGACACAGGAGCAGCACAGTCTGTTGCTTATAAAATTTCAAACTTGATTGGTGAGAAACGTGCGATTCTCGGTATGCTTATCTCAGCAGCGATTCTTACATACGGAGGCGTAAGTCTTTTCGTTGTTGTATTCGCCGTTTACCCACTAGCCGTAGCGATGTTCCGTCAGGCAAACGTCTCACGTAAATTACTTCCATCTACATTCGTTCTTGGGGCATTTACGTTTACGATGACAGCACTGCCAGGAACGCCGCAGATTCAAAACATTATCCCAATTAATACGTTCAAAACGTCTACAATGGCCGCGCCTATTCTTGGGATTGTAGCTGGCTTAATTATGGCAGTTGGCGGTTATTTCTATCTGAAGTTCCGCGAGAAACAACTCACGAAAAATGGTGAGGAATTTACAGAGCCTAAGGGCTCGAACGAAGTGAAAAGCATTAACGAAGATGAGCTTCCAAACTGGATTCTTTCTGTTATTCCGTTAATTGCTGTAGTTGTAACATTAAACGCTTTTGAAAACTTAAGTATTCTCGTTGCGCTTGGTATCGGAATTCTACTCATCATGCTCTTTAATATTAAAAATTACAAGCAATTTATAAAAGCGATCAACGGAGGCGCATCTGGTTCCGTTATGGCGACGATTAATACAAGTGCTGCTGTTGGTTTCGGCTCTGTCGTGACAGCATCACCTGGGTTTGAAGCAGTGAAAGATCTCATTTTCGCTATCCCACTTAGTCCATATTTCTCAGAGGCCTTTGCAGTACAGCTCCTGGCCATGATTACTGGATCAGCTTCTGGTGGTATGGGTATCGCACTTGAAGCTCTCGGACCAGAATATTACGATATTGCGATTAATAACAATCTTAGCCTAGAAGCTTTCCACCGGATCACGGCAGTAGCTTCAGGAGCGTCGATTCTCCCACATAACGGCGCACTGTTAACATTGTTCACTGTTACAGGACTAACGCATAAAGACTCTTACAAAGACGTATTTGTCGTTGGGTTGATCATCCCGATGATAGCGACCATTGCGATTATCTTCCTTGCAATGATGGGTGTTAACTAA
- a CDS encoding FeoA family protein: MNLYDGKKGDRIRIKEVAIDGVMRRRLLDLGFVPGAVVDVLKKSPLGDPIAFRVSHTTIALRKEESTKITGELIQDDYE, from the coding sequence ATGAACTTATATGACGGTAAAAAAGGAGATCGCATCCGAATTAAAGAGGTAGCCATTGATGGGGTCATGAGAAGAAGACTTCTTGATTTAGGCTTTGTTCCTGGAGCTGTCGTTGATGTTCTAAAGAAAAGCCCACTTGGAGACCCAATTGCTTTTCGCGTTAGCCATACAACTATTGCACTCCGAAAAGAAGAAAGCACAAAAATTACTGGGGAGCTGATTCAAGATGACTATGAATAA